Proteins co-encoded in one Prevotella sp. E13-27 genomic window:
- the cdaA gene encoding diadenylate cyclase CdaA: MFIEFGIKDFIDILWAALMLYYVYRLMRESRSLNIFVGIMIFIAVWFFVSQILEMRLLGSILDKLVSVGVLALIVIFQEDIRKFLYDLGAHQRVRSIVRFFSPKNDNERNQTELKNIIMPIVMACMSMAKGKVGALIVIERHSSLNDIVNTGDVINANINQRLIENIFFKNSPLHDGAMIISKRRIRAAGCILPVSHNLDIPKNLGLRHRAALGISQETDALSVIVSEETGAISVAERGKFRLNLSAEELESILTNEMEEEKHDSTSTVANS; the protein is encoded by the coding sequence ATGTTTATAGAATTTGGCATAAAAGACTTTATCGACATACTATGGGCAGCACTTATGCTCTACTACGTGTACCGACTGATGCGCGAGTCACGCTCGCTGAATATCTTCGTCGGTATAATGATTTTCATTGCCGTATGGTTCTTTGTGTCACAGATACTGGAGATGCGCCTGTTGGGCTCAATACTCGACAAACTCGTGTCGGTGGGAGTGCTCGCACTCATCGTCATCTTCCAGGAAGACATCAGAAAGTTCCTCTACGACCTCGGTGCCCATCAGCGCGTGCGCTCCATAGTGCGCTTCTTCTCTCCTAAAAATGACAATGAGCGCAACCAGACGGAACTGAAGAATATCATCATGCCTATCGTGATGGCATGCATGTCTATGGCGAAAGGCAAGGTGGGTGCACTCATCGTGATAGAACGTCACTCGTCGCTTAACGACATTGTGAACACTGGCGATGTCATCAATGCCAACATTAACCAGCGACTCATAGAAAACATCTTCTTCAAGAACTCACCACTGCACGACGGTGCAATGATCATTTCGAAACGCCGCATACGTGCCGCAGGATGTATCCTACCCGTGAGCCACAACCTCGACATACCCAAGAACTTAGGATTGCGCCACCGCGCCGCTCTGGGCATATCGCAGGAGACCGATGCCCTTTCGGTAATTGTGTCGGAAGAGACGGGTGCTATCTCTGTGGCAGAGAGAGGGAAGTTCCGCCTGAACCTCTCGGCAGAGGAACTGGAGTCTATACTCACAAACGAGATGGAAGAAGAGAAACATGACTCAACAAGTACAGTCGCCAATTCTTGA
- the folP gene encoding dihydropteroate synthase encodes MDYTLNINGRLLSLEKPVVMGILNATPDSFYASSRQQTESDIAQRAREIIDQGGTIIDVGAYSTRPGHAEVTQEEEMSRLRTALKVINSEVSDPIISIDTFRPDVARMAVEEYGAAIINDVSEGNEQMFRLVARMGVPYILMSVQPDLRSTLLMLAKKVQQLRDMGQKDIIIDPGFGFGKTVEQNYQLFNEMEKLSVMELPLLVGISRKSMIFKLLGCTPNEALNGTTVLNTIALTKGASILRVHDVKEAVECCKITSQFSPLTSHP; translated from the coding sequence ATGGACTATACTCTGAACATTAACGGACGACTGCTTTCACTGGAGAAGCCAGTGGTCATGGGCATACTCAATGCAACGCCAGACTCGTTCTATGCCTCAAGCCGTCAGCAGACGGAGAGCGACATAGCCCAAAGGGCAAGAGAGATAATAGACCAGGGAGGCACGATAATCGACGTGGGTGCCTACTCCACCCGACCGGGACATGCCGAGGTTACTCAGGAGGAGGAGATGAGCCGACTGCGCACGGCACTGAAGGTTATAAACTCGGAAGTCTCTGACCCCATCATCTCGATAGACACCTTCCGCCCTGACGTGGCCCGCATGGCAGTAGAGGAATACGGTGCTGCCATAATAAACGATGTTAGCGAGGGCAACGAACAGATGTTCCGCTTGGTGGCCCGTATGGGAGTGCCCTATATACTGATGTCAGTACAGCCCGACCTGCGCTCAACACTGCTCATGCTTGCGAAGAAGGTGCAGCAGCTGCGCGACATGGGACAGAAAGACATAATCATTGACCCTGGCTTCGGCTTCGGAAAGACCGTGGAGCAGAACTACCAGCTGTTCAACGAGATGGAAAAGCTCAGCGTCATGGAGCTGCCACTGCTGGTAGGCATCTCGCGCAAGTCGATGATATTCAAGCTGCTCGGCTGCACACCCAACGAAGCGCTCAACGGCACCACCGTGCTCAACACCATAGCACTCACAAAGGGTGCCTCGATACTGCGCGTACACGACGTAAAGGAAGCAGTGGAATGCTGTAAGATAACATCTCAGTTCTCACCTCTAACCTCTCACCCCTAA
- the rnc gene encoding ribonuclease III, whose product MRIKDIISRIKLPFRQEKELYSSLYNIIGFYPENISYYKIALTHKSASQRGDKGKPLNNERLEFLGDAILDAVVGHIVYDHFSGKREGFLTNTRSKLVSRETLGKLAEEMGLTDLIQSKGQSRSHNSYMAGNAFEALVGAIYLDQGYAAVMRFMKKRILAQMVNIDKVAYKEVNFKSKLLEWTQKNRVRMEFKMMKQETDKQGSPVFGFMVMLEGVEGSCGQGFSKKEAQQEASRETLQRLRREPQFIDAIFQAKSERTKMEEEPTAVAPDLEAEKTNFIIEQKSVQTEEPTSAEEAENDVNAKRNKEKDAELDLSSDEFSLSDITHQKERMTREEIIAAAEAAAFASKL is encoded by the coding sequence ATGAGGATTAAGGATATCATTAGCAGAATAAAGCTCCCTTTCCGTCAGGAGAAGGAGCTTTATTCTTCTTTATACAACATCATTGGTTTCTATCCCGAGAACATAAGCTATTACAAGATAGCACTGACACACAAGAGCGCTTCACAGAGAGGCGACAAGGGCAAGCCGCTAAACAATGAGCGACTGGAGTTCCTTGGTGACGCCATTCTCGACGCAGTGGTGGGACACATTGTCTATGATCACTTCTCAGGCAAGCGCGAGGGATTTCTCACCAACACACGTTCTAAGCTCGTAAGCCGTGAGACACTTGGTAAGCTGGCTGAGGAGATGGGACTCACAGACCTTATACAGTCGAAAGGACAATCGCGTTCGCACAACAGCTACATGGCAGGTAACGCCTTCGAGGCGCTCGTAGGAGCAATATATCTCGACCAGGGTTATGCAGCTGTGATGCGATTCATGAAAAAGCGTATCCTCGCACAGATGGTGAACATCGACAAGGTGGCGTATAAGGAGGTGAACTTCAAGTCGAAGCTGTTGGAATGGACCCAGAAGAACCGTGTGCGCATGGAGTTCAAGATGATGAAGCAGGAGACCGACAAACAGGGTTCGCCTGTCTTTGGCTTCATGGTGATGCTTGAAGGGGTGGAAGGCAGCTGTGGACAGGGCTTTTCCAAGAAAGAGGCACAGCAGGAGGCGTCAAGGGAGACGCTGCAGCGTCTGCGCCGCGAGCCACAGTTCATCGATGCCATCTTCCAGGCTAAGAGTGAGCGCACGAAGATGGAGGAGGAGCCGACAGCTGTAGCACCAGACCTGGAGGCTGAGAAGACCAACTTCATCATTGAGCAGAAATCTGTTCAGACGGAGGAGCCAACGAGTGCTGAGGAGGCTGAAAACGATGTGAACGCTAAGAGAAACAAAGAAAAAGATGCTGAACTGGACCTCTCGAGCGATGAGTTCTCTCTCTCCGACATCACTCACCAGAAAGAGCGTATGACGCGCGAAGAGATTATTGCTGCTGCTGAGGCTGCGGCGTTCGCTTCTAAACTCTAA
- a CDS encoding DUF4369 domain-containing protein, protein MKHLLSILLIAVLLASCSSRRGNFRLEGEFRNMNQAELYIYDAVKGHKDTIGVSRGRFVYERAVADTSTLVLIFPNYSTIPVFAYSGAKIKLKGDVSQLKKVELKGSDENEDMTAFRLKTSQMTPPEVKEAAAKFIEEHPQSYVSLYLLNHYFIETVSPDYEEAYRLSNILLTATPTRRPVILLHKSLKTLHAGAVGSKLPVFAVMDINNKVLTTSYLRKKINVVCLWANWSYDSRNTMSQLNRLQKKHPDKLAVMGISIDATKDESKDWRRRDSISCAIVCDGKMWSSPLAQSMGLTNIYSNIIADKNGNIIKRDIEKSYDLKKEIEKMLEEK, encoded by the coding sequence TTGAAACATCTACTAAGCATATTGCTCATAGCCGTTCTGCTCGCGTCGTGCAGCTCGCGTAGAGGCAACTTCCGTCTCGAAGGCGAGTTCAGAAACATGAACCAGGCAGAACTTTACATCTATGATGCAGTAAAAGGACATAAGGACACTATCGGTGTGAGCCGCGGACGTTTCGTCTATGAGCGTGCGGTGGCCGACACGTCAACACTTGTCCTTATCTTCCCTAACTACTCCACAATACCCGTCTTCGCATATTCAGGAGCAAAGATAAAGCTGAAAGGCGATGTCTCTCAGCTGAAGAAAGTTGAGCTGAAAGGCTCTGACGAGAACGAAGACATGACAGCCTTCCGACTGAAGACAAGTCAGATGACTCCCCCTGAGGTGAAAGAGGCTGCCGCAAAGTTCATTGAAGAGCACCCACAGTCATACGTGAGCCTCTATCTGCTGAACCATTATTTCATAGAAACCGTTTCGCCTGATTATGAAGAAGCCTACCGCCTGAGCAACATCCTGCTCACGGCAACCCCGACACGACGACCCGTAATCCTGCTGCATAAGAGCCTCAAGACACTACATGCCGGTGCCGTGGGCAGTAAGCTGCCTGTCTTTGCAGTTATGGATATCAACAATAAAGTACTCACCACAAGCTACCTGCGCAAGAAGATCAATGTGGTATGCCTGTGGGCAAACTGGAGCTACGACAGCCGCAACACAATGTCACAGCTCAACAGACTGCAGAAGAAACACCCAGACAAGCTGGCGGTGATGGGCATATCCATTGACGCCACAAAAGACGAGAGCAAAGACTGGCGCCGACGCGACAGCATCAGCTGTGCAATAGTCTGCGATGGAAAGATGTGGAGCAGTCCGCTGGCACAGAGCATGGGACTGACAAACATCTACTCGAACATAATAGCCGACAAGAACGGAAACATCATTAAACGCGACATCGAAAAAAGCTATGACCTCAAGAAGGAGATAGAAAAGATGTTGGAAGAGAAATGA
- a CDS encoding AAA domain-containing protein translates to MTQQVQSPILELQHQQLLLQMEYEEEKKSFQQKVDAIGMQRRIERGDAWWPVHFVRSFYNSLNQFCVEITRTRKDDDEADHNFEFGKPVSFFRESGEFLPCKRPSAERRVESGEFATAIDGNSEQKAKLNSKHSAVANSKLYTLNSQLAKGTVSYADADRMVVALPDDTNVGDLKQEGIGIQLSFDETSYRMMFDALERTIRAKGRLGYLRDLFYTPGMKAETFSFPDIHFPYLNATQEHAVNEVLRAKDVAIVHGPPGTGKTTTLVEAIYETLRRENQVLVCAQSNMAVDWISERLVDRGLNVLRIGNPVRVDDKMLSFTYERRFEAHPDYELLWSLRKAIRELRKNRKRGDDKYHQKLERLKDRATALEIAINQQLFGEARVIACTLVGSGHRLLEGMKFGTVFIDEAAQALEAACWIPIRRASRVIFAGDHCQLPPTVKSYEALKGGLGKTLMERIVEQHPAVVTLLTMQYRMNEEIMRFSSDWFYDNMVQSAPEVKYRSILDLDLPMTWVDSGELRVESLEFATAIDGKSEQRTEMNSEQRAVANSKLSTINSTLGSISNASEARLTLLALRAYYEMIGKERILSERLDVGIISPYRAQVQLLRRMVKKEEFFKPFRSLITINTVDGFQGQERDIIVISLVRSNDEGQIGFLRDLRRMNVAITRARMKLIILGDRSTLCRHPFYRKLWEYIQGLKN, encoded by the coding sequence ATGACTCAACAAGTACAGTCGCCAATTCTTGAGCTTCAGCACCAGCAGCTATTGCTGCAGATGGAGTATGAAGAAGAGAAGAAATCATTTCAACAGAAGGTAGATGCCATAGGCATGCAGCGTCGCATAGAGCGTGGCGATGCATGGTGGCCCGTGCACTTCGTTCGCAGCTTCTACAACTCTCTGAACCAGTTCTGCGTGGAGATAACACGCACAAGGAAAGACGACGACGAGGCCGACCATAACTTTGAGTTCGGCAAGCCAGTGAGCTTCTTCAGAGAGAGTGGAGAGTTCTTGCCTTGCAAGCGTCCTTCGGCCGAGCGTAGAGTGGAGAGTGGAGAGTTTGCTACCGCAATTGATGGCAACTCAGAACAGAAAGCAAAACTGAACTCGAAACACAGTGCGGTAGCAAACTCTAAACTCTACACTCTCAACTCTCAACTAGCAAAGGGTACCGTCTCCTATGCCGATGCCGACCGCATGGTGGTGGCACTGCCCGATGATACCAATGTGGGCGACCTGAAGCAGGAGGGCATTGGCATACAGCTGTCGTTCGACGAGACCAGCTACCGCATGATGTTTGATGCCTTGGAGCGCACCATACGCGCCAAGGGACGTCTAGGCTATCTGCGCGACCTCTTCTATACGCCAGGCATGAAGGCTGAGACATTCTCGTTTCCCGACATACACTTCCCCTACCTCAACGCCACTCAGGAACATGCCGTCAACGAGGTGCTGAGAGCCAAAGACGTAGCCATCGTTCACGGTCCTCCAGGAACAGGCAAGACGACAACGCTCGTGGAAGCCATCTACGAGACGCTGCGCCGCGAGAACCAGGTGCTGGTATGCGCACAGAGCAACATGGCCGTTGACTGGATCTCGGAGCGTCTTGTTGACCGTGGTCTCAACGTGCTTAGGATAGGCAACCCTGTGCGTGTAGATGACAAGATGCTGTCGTTCACCTATGAGCGCCGCTTCGAGGCCCATCCCGACTACGAGCTACTATGGTCGCTGCGCAAGGCAATACGTGAGCTGCGCAAGAACCGCAAGCGTGGCGACGACAAGTACCACCAGAAGCTGGAGCGACTGAAAGACCGCGCTACAGCCCTTGAGATAGCCATCAACCAACAACTCTTCGGCGAGGCACGCGTCATAGCCTGTACGCTCGTGGGAAGCGGTCACAGACTATTGGAAGGCATGAAGTTCGGCACGGTATTCATTGACGAGGCAGCCCAGGCTCTCGAAGCCGCCTGCTGGATTCCAATACGCCGTGCGTCGCGAGTCATCTTCGCCGGCGATCACTGTCAGCTGCCGCCAACGGTGAAGAGCTACGAAGCACTGAAGGGCGGACTGGGAAAGACTCTCATGGAGCGCATCGTGGAACAGCATCCCGCCGTTGTCACGCTGCTCACCATGCAATACCGTATGAACGAAGAAATCATGCGCTTCTCCAGCGACTGGTTCTATGATAACATGGTACAGAGTGCGCCCGAGGTGAAATATCGTAGCATCCTCGACCTCGACCTGCCGATGACGTGGGTAGATAGTGGAGAGTTGAGAGTGGAGAGTTTAGAGTTTGCTACCGCAATTGATGGCAAATCAGAACAGAGAACAGAAATGAACTCAGAACAGAGAGCGGTAGCAAACTCTAAACTCTCCACTATCAACTCTACACTCGGAAGCATCTCCAACGCTTCCGAAGCTCGTCTCACCCTCCTTGCCCTTCGCGCCTATTATGAGATGATTGGTAAGGAGCGCATACTCAGTGAGCGGCTTGACGTGGGCATCATCTCACCCTATCGCGCACAGGTGCAGCTGCTACGCCGCATGGTGAAGAAAGAAGAGTTCTTCAAACCCTTCCGCAGCCTCATAACCATAAATACCGTCGATGGCTTTCAGGGACAGGAGCGTGACATCATCGTCATATCCCTTGTAAGAAGCAACGACGAAGGTCAGATAGGATTCCTACGTGACCTTCGTCGCATGAATGTTGCCATAACTCGCGCCCGAATGAAGCTTATCATTCTCGGCGACCGCTCCACGCTCTGTCGCCACCCATTCTATCGTAAGCTCTGGGAGTATATTCAGGGACTGAAGAATTGA
- a CDS encoding tetratricopeptide repeat protein — translation MNKKQIILLSATALLLTSCSGKLGELSADNFSVNPNPLETQAGEVPATINGMFPEKYMKKKAVVTVTPELRFQTTNGMQAVKGTSATFQGEKVQGNDQTISYLVGGRYTMKTNFAYQPEMQESELYLTFDAKIGKKTVQVPDVKVATGVIATSELYKRTLANTQGAVAQDAFQRIIPQKQEANIKFLIGQAQLRKSELQNNSVQEFVRLLNEIAQDQESKVLEGIEVSAYASPDGGYQLNEKLAGNREKVSEDYLKKEMKKIGSNSPVDTKYTAEDWEGFQELVSASNIQDKDVILRVLSMYKDPEERENQIKAISSAFRELADGILPQLRRARLTANYQLIGRDDDQIKFQISSDASKLTVEELLYGATLYDNDLKSAENAYKKAVELYPNDARAYNNLATIAYQKGNLSEAQQWLEKAQKVNANLPEINANLGLIALRNGDIQAAENYIAKASAANGAKEAIGNLHLAQGKYAQAEQDFNGINTNSAALAQIMNKNYNAAANTLKNVKNADGMTDYLKAIVAARTGKASDAAIALQSALAKDASLRPYAEKDKELKK, via the coding sequence ATGAACAAAAAACAAATTATTCTGCTGTCAGCAACCGCACTGCTGCTGACATCATGCTCCGGAAAGCTCGGAGAGCTTTCAGCTGACAATTTCAGCGTTAATCCAAACCCACTAGAGACACAGGCTGGTGAAGTTCCTGCAACCATTAACGGCATGTTCCCAGAGAAGTACATGAAGAAGAAGGCTGTGGTTACAGTAACACCTGAGCTGCGCTTCCAGACCACTAACGGCATGCAGGCTGTTAAGGGTACCAGCGCTACATTCCAGGGCGAGAAGGTACAGGGCAACGACCAGACCATCTCTTACCTCGTTGGTGGTCGCTACACCATGAAGACCAACTTCGCATATCAGCCAGAGATGCAGGAGAGCGAGCTCTACCTCACTTTCGACGCAAAGATAGGCAAGAAGACCGTTCAGGTGCCCGACGTAAAGGTGGCTACCGGCGTTATCGCTACATCTGAGCTCTACAAGAGAACACTCGCCAACACACAGGGTGCTGTTGCTCAGGACGCTTTCCAGCGTATCATCCCACAGAAGCAGGAAGCTAACATCAAGTTCCTCATTGGTCAGGCACAGCTTCGCAAGAGCGAGCTGCAGAACAACTCTGTACAGGAGTTCGTTCGCTTGCTGAACGAGATTGCTCAGGATCAGGAGAGCAAGGTTCTCGAGGGCATCGAGGTTTCTGCATACGCTTCACCTGATGGTGGCTACCAGCTGAACGAGAAGCTCGCCGGCAACCGTGAGAAGGTTTCTGAGGACTACCTGAAGAAGGAGATGAAGAAGATCGGCAGCAACTCACCTGTTGACACTAAGTACACCGCTGAGGACTGGGAAGGCTTCCAGGAGCTCGTATCTGCTTCAAACATCCAGGACAAGGATGTTATCCTCCGCGTCCTCTCAATGTACAAGGATCCCGAGGAGCGTGAGAATCAGATCAAGGCTATCTCTTCTGCTTTCCGTGAGCTCGCTGACGGCATCCTGCCTCAGTTGCGCCGCGCTCGCCTGACAGCTAACTACCAGCTCATCGGCCGTGACGACGACCAGATTAAGTTCCAGATCAGCAGCGACGCTTCTAAGCTGACCGTTGAAGAGCTGCTCTATGGTGCAACTCTCTATGACAACGACCTGAAGAGCGCAGAGAACGCATACAAGAAGGCTGTTGAGCTCTATCCTAACGACGCTCGCGCTTACAACAACCTCGCTACCATCGCTTACCAGAAGGGTAACCTCAGCGAAGCACAGCAGTGGCTCGAGAAGGCTCAGAAGGTTAACGCTAACCTGCCTGAGATCAACGCAAACCTCGGTCTCATCGCTCTCCGCAACGGTGACATCCAGGCTGCTGAGAACTACATCGCTAAGGCTTCTGCCGCTAACGGTGCCAAGGAGGCTATCGGCAACCTGCACCTCGCACAGGGCAAGTACGCTCAGGCTGAGCAGGACTTCAACGGTATCAACACCAACTCTGCTGCTCTTGCTCAGATCATGAACAAGAACTACAACGCTGCTGCCAACACTCTGAAGAACGTGAAGAATGCTGACGGCATGACCGACTACCTGAAGGCTATCGTAGCTGCTCGCACTGGCAAGGCTTCTGACGCTGCCATCGCACTGCAGTCTGCACTGGCTAAGGACGCTTCTCTCCGCCCATACGCTGAAAAGGACAAGGAGTTGAAGAAGTAA